The nucleotide sequence tcagacagtcccaggggaagttctcccttgtcctttaaaagggtcgctgtgagtcggcatcaagttgctggcagtgagtttgggaggtTTCTGCTAGTCAGCTTTTCATTGGTGAAACTATGGGAATTTGATggcaaaagagagaaaaggacaaTCATTTTGCACTGGGCAAAAGATGGGGTTCCCAGGGTGTCACTGTTCACAAACGGAAGGGCTTTGAAAATTCAGATGTCTGTGTTCCCGGAGCGGCAGGCCGGCTGATGGAGATGGAGACATGGATGGCACTCAGCctgacattgttgcagccattgagcAAGGACGGGGCTTATTGAGAGGAATGTTGCCGAAGAGACTCACGAAGCTGAGCTGAGCTGTTTGCTTTCAGACTTAGCAGCTGTTTAGACAAGCAGGACTCTTTATTCTTGCTCAGACCTGAGTTTGCTGTGCCACAAGGTCGAACATTAAAAAGGGGCATGAGGGGGCTGGGGCAGTTCTTCCTCAACTCGGTGATGTGCTGACTTTCCTTCAGAAGTGTCTGCTTTTGATGGTGCTGCTTCTGCTCCCACTGCTGGTCCACAAAGGAGAAGGAGAGTCATCATCAGCACCAGCAAAGAGGGAATTCCTATGCTTGGAGCCTGGAGAGATAGGTCTCCTCTGTGCAACCTTTTCACCAATTCTGACCCCAGCCGGCTGGCTTCGGTGATGTGTTGTAATGGCCACACACCCCACAGGTCCAGACTGCCCTCCCAGTTACGGGGTTGATTGGGGCTTAACAAGTTATACCTCAGCATCAGAAATAACTCAGGACACAGTCCCTTCCTTTGGTCAGGAAAACTTCTTCCCGCTATGGCCCTCAGCCCCTCAGCCTAGTGTCTCCCCTGCTTGCTACAAAGCTCTTTATCTTGCCAGTAAGTGCCCAAGGGCACCTGATTCTGCCAGGAAGCCTCTTGTAACTTACTCCCTTGCCCCGGGTGCTAGGACCCCCACTGTGCTGCCTCTCACCAGTCTTCTGGTTCTGCCGCTGCTGTTTCTCTGCTGCTGCCTCTCACTGTCTTGTACCATCTCAGGTGCTGCAACTCTTTTTCTGTCTCTTCAGTCCAGGAACTTCTCAGCACAGGggccctgggtccaaaggatgcgGTCCACTTCCATCTCTTCTTAGTGGTAGAGAGGTCTACCCCTGAACCATATCTGGGATGGCTTCTTTTAAGCCTAGTGGCTTCTTTTAAACCCTTGTTAGGGTTTCATatgccttatttgcatggtcccactccCACAATGTTGCCATACACTGTGTTTACGTTATTAGCAAGGTGTTCCTTCCCTTAGTGGGCCACAAGCATCTCATTTGTGTATTCCCGCTGAATTATTGGGTGGGACTTCAAAAGAGCCCATGGCTAGAAAAATCATTCAAAAGTGATTCATTCATCGCCCTGCACCCTGCTACCCGACGGGCTCTTTTTAAGATTGCATGTGGTACTGTTCATATCCACGCTATTGTTTCACCTGAAAGGAAGAAATCAACAACAGCATGAATAGCAACACAAACACAGAGTATAGCTCCCCTCCTAAGAAACGGGAGAGTTGTGGCGGTACATTGTAAAGTGCTTGactaaaaggtcagtggtttgaaccctccagctgctccgtggagacaggtgtggcaatctgctgcCACGCAGATTACAGCTCTGGAACCCCAatggctctactctgccctatgggatcGCTATGAAGCAGAACCGACTTCATGGCAATAGGTTTGGTCTTAGTTTCCCAATAAACAGGTACATGGATACAGGTTCTGATCCCAGCATGGGGCCAGGCTCACTGGAAGTACATTGGTGGGGGTGCTGAAGGCCTCAGAAGCAAGCCTAGGAACCCAGCATGGATTAAAGTCCCTCTGTATCTCAAGGTTCAATGTTAAATGTTTGGCTCCCAACcgaaaggttggcatttcaaacttaccagctgctccaagggataaAGATGAAGCAGTatctttctgtaaagattacagcccgcGAAGCCAGGGAGGAGGCGGGGGAGTGCCATTCTACGCTGTCGCAtcgagtcgctgtgagttgggatggacttgGACATCAATGGAAGTTGCCCATGTGTCAGCTTGTAGAGCTCGGTGCCTCTTGTTACTTGCCGTCAAGGAGGTCCCCAAGGCTGacccatacacaacagaacaaaatgccaccTGGTCCCATGCCATCCACCCAACAGCCCATGTGGATCCAACAGTTGTGATCCATCGGGTTTGCATTGGCTGGTTTTTGAAAGcttatctccaggcctttcttcccagtcttagTCTGTAAGTTCCACAGAAACTGCTCCTGCATTCCACTGGCAGACAGTTAGCTGCACTTTAGGCCCCAGTGCCTGGGAATCAAACCCCCATCTCCTGTGTGGTGGTTGTTTTGGGGTgccgtcgagttggttccaactcacagcagccctatgtacaacagaaaacttGCCACTGATGAGAAGACGTCATGGTTTTTAATTTAGGCTAGTGAAGATGCCCGTGGGGGGCATCCCAAAGGCTCCCGGTATCACATGAGTAGAACTGCAAGCATGAGTCAGCATGCGTGTGATGGTTCTGGAGATGGGTGCCCACGCTCGCCCTTTCAGGTTAGGAAGAAAGCCCGGCATGCACTGTGGATGCCTCCGCTCCCTGGGAACCGGCGGTCACAGCCGACTCCCAGCTTGCTGCAAggaggagggggggcgggggaatgCGGGTCACGGTGAAGCAAAAGGTGTGCAGTGAGTTCTTACTTCTCCCTCCCGTACCCACCACCACAGTCAAAACGGACAGAAGTTGCTATTATACCCATTTTCTGTGTTTCAAAAATAGATTTGTGGTTGAAGAAAATGGAAGCATACAGAATCAAGCCGTGTAAAGCTTGAAAAGAAAACCTGCGGTGGTGGACTTGCACATAGACCTTAATTGGCCCAATTGACCTTCTCTCCCGTATTTACAACGGCCTTGAAATCGTAAGCAGATGTCGAAACCCCTTCTTTAATAGGGCTCCAACATCTGTTTCACCAACGCTGCTGCCCACCAAAGCAGCCGTAATTAGGGAGCGCCTGATGCATACATCTTTCCTTATGGGCCCAATTGATTGAGTTGTTCCCCGAGGTATAAAAGTCCACCCTCATTCTTGCTTTTATTTGAATCCTTCTTGCCTTTTATTTTCTCGCACGGGACAACGGTGTGCAGGCGCCCAGGGCagaagatcatgatagtggttctCCAGAACGAGTGTTTTAAACCAAGCCTGGGTACTCACTCACCTTGCCTGCAAGAAGGCCTTCGTTGGACATCATGGCCCTTGAAGATGTGGGCAAGCTGTTGTTCTCTCCTGCTGTTCATGGGATTTCCACTAGGGGTTCCCTGCAGGCTTAGCAAAGGGGCGTGGGCAGGGCCGGGGGCAGGGGAACAAGATGGCAAAATATCAAAAGCTGGGAGGGAGCATTATTAAAGGAAATGTTCATAAAGGGAGGACATGTTGACTTTAGAAAGAAATGATTTCTCATGAAATAGTTGTTTCGTGTTTGAGAATCGAAGGTACACTATTTCAGCAAACTTTGATTGCTTCATgtgctttatattttaaaatagtctCATACAACCTTTGGGAATTTTACTAAAAGCGTTTGTTTCAATTGCTTAGCAATCTACTATTTTCCCCAGATTTCGTTTCTCAAAAATTATATTGTTATTTTATGAATGGATATCTATTCTAAATGAGTTACCCAGCGCACAGTATGTTTGTTGAATTTTCAAAACAGAGCCCATTGCCGTGGGTCAATTCCAATTCCAActctcagagaccctacaggacaatgcAGAACTGCGCCTTAGTGTTGCCGCAGCTGAAAATCTTTACGGAACCAGGAACCTTTCGGTCAACTATCCGGTGCTTaacccaccaagccaccaggactccttcttggCCTATACAGCATGTGCTATTTTGGCTCATTTTTTGCTCTGCATCCTGGGGTGTGTATTTTTGCCAGAAGATTTCTCCCACGCAGAAGTCAGTCAAAGtctaaatgaggagaaacaggggGAGATGCTCAGTGGCTAGCATGTGCAAACCAACAGGCAGTTGCCAGGCTTATAAACGAGTGAAGGAATCATCCACGGGAGAAGGATCACATTTCTGGCCCccttccctagatttgtttcctgGCCAGTGGACCTAATACACCATCACCACCCATCTCAGTGGAAGTTTGTGTGCCGTGATGATGGCTCAGTagttttcagcagagcctccagactaagacagactagctaGAAAAGGCCTGGTAACTTACTTCTAAAaaacagccaatgaaaatccAGCGGCTCACTGTGGTCCCGTGTGTGGCTACTCCTGGAGCTGGTGCGTGACTGTCACATGTGTTAGCAACATTCTCTGTTAGATTGTTATAGCATGTGCTAGTTCGAgcggactagagaagcaaattcatagacacttgtgtgtttaagaaagagctttatataaagagtaattgtagccTTTCCGCCCGCTCCCCCGAGCGCCACTCCGGCCACACCGCGCTCGCTCAGAGCTCCGGGCTCCTGCTAAGCTAGCGccgccgctgtctcccttcagccgccATCATGATCATCTACCGGGACCTCATCAGCCATGACGAGATGTTCTCCGACATCTACAAGATCCGGGAGATCGCAGacgggctgtgtctggaagtggaggggAAGATGGTCAGTAGGACCGAAGGTGCCATCGATGACTCCCTCATTGGGGGTAACGCCTCAGCTGAAGGCCCCGATGGTGATGCAGCAGAAAGCACCGTGGTCACTGGTGTTGATATTgtcatgaaccatcacttgcaggaaaccagcttcacaaaagaagcctacaagaagtacatcaaagactacatgaaatcaatcaaaggcaaacttgaagaacagaaaccagaaagagtaaagccttttatgacaggtactgcagaacaaatcaagaacatccttgcaaatttcaaaaactaccagttctttattggtgagaacatgaatccagatggcatggttgctctgctggactACCGTGAAGATGGTGTCACCCCATATATGATCTTCTTTAAGGATGGCTTAGAGATGGAGAAATGTTAACACAGTGGGCAACTCACGACCGATGCCTCATCCCGACTGGCTGCTGTTCATCCACACAACACCAGGACTTAGACAAACGGAACTGATATCATCGTGAGCTCTTCATTTACTTTTGACCCTGATTTATTTGGAGCGgaggctttatttttttaaaggaaaaaaaatgtgtaggttgtctaaaataaaatgcatttaaactaaaaaaaaagagtaattttatattaagaaaacattcccgcTCAGTCCAGAACAAATCCATAAGTTTGAGATTAGCCTATAtgcttgataccaatctatacatttctcttcagactcaggcaacacatggaatgatgctgaattcaggaagatcacaggctagtggttggaaagccttgtggatccagtggtggtggaagcatctcggtgctggcgcGGGTCTCCactggctcctcctgctccaggactctggctccctcAGTGTAGCACcttgtagcttgtcaacaggaatatatcgcagggagagtgtgtgtcccacctccaggaaagAAGACAGGtggtcccagaattctcaggagaaggccatgcccacacagaggcctcattggctgtgacctggttgac is from Tenrec ecaudatus isolate mTenEca1 chromosome 2, mTenEca1.hap1, whole genome shotgun sequence and encodes:
- the LOC142439731 gene encoding translationally-controlled tumor protein-like, which encodes MIIYRDLISHDEMFSDIYKIREIADGLCLEVEGKMVSRTEGAIDDSLIGGNASAEGPDGDAAESTVVTGVDIVMNHHLQETSFTKEAYKKYIKDYMKSIKGKLEEQKPERVKPFMTGTAEQIKNILANFKNYQFFIGENMNPDGMVALLDYREDGVTPYMIFFKDGLEMEKC